One genomic region from Macadamia integrifolia cultivar HAES 741 unplaced genomic scaffold, SCU_Mint_v3 scaffold3320, whole genome shotgun sequence encodes:
- the LOC122068005 gene encoding 11-beta-hydroxysteroid dehydrogenase-like 3, with protein MGLIQNLLNLVIPPITVVFIFLILPFLFVFKFINFIFRNLFPEKMRGKVVLITGASSGIGEYLAYEYAKKGAYLVLVARREDSLTTVAERARHLGSPDVLVIPADVSIVDQCKRFIDEAVNHFGRLDHLVCN; from the exons ATGGGATTGATTCAGAATCTACTGAACTTAGTGATTCCCCCAATCAcggtagtttttatttttctcattctaCCTTTTCTCTTCGTTTTCAAGTTCATCAATTTTATATTCAGAAATCTCTTCCCTGAGAAAATGAGGGGAAAAGTAGTACTCATCACTGGTGCATCTTCAGGTATTGGAGAG TATCTGGCATATGAATATGCGAAGAAAGGTGCATATCTAGTCCTTGTTGCAAGAAGAGAGGACAGCCTTACTACAGTTGCAGAGAGGGCTAGACATCTTGGTTCCCCTGATGTGTTAGTTATTCCTGCAGATGTGTCGATAGTTGATCAATGCAAGCGATTCATTGATGAAGCTGTGAACCATTTTGGCCGAT